A genomic stretch from Capricornis sumatraensis isolate serow.1 chromosome 4, serow.2, whole genome shotgun sequence includes:
- the LALBA gene encoding alpha-lactalbumin, giving the protein MMSFVSLLLVGILFHATQAEQLTKCEVFQKLKDLKDYGGVSLPEWVCTAFHTSGYDTQAIVQDNDSTEYGLFQINNKIWCKDDQNPHSRNICNISCDKFLDDDLTDDIVCAKKILDKVGINYWLAHKALCSEKLDQWLCEKL; this is encoded by the exons atgatgtcctttgtCTCTCTGCTCCTGGTAGGCATCCTATTCCATGCCACCCAGGCTGAGCAATTAACAAAATGTGAGGTGTTCCAGAAGCTGAAAGACTTGAAGGACTACGGAGGTGTCAGTTTGCCTGAAT gGGTCTGTACTGCATTTCATACCAGTGGTTATGACACACAAGCCATAGTACAAGACAATGACAGCACAGAATATGGACTCTtccagataaataataaaatttggtGCAAAGACGACCAGAACCCTCACTCAAGGAACATCTGTAACATCTCCTGTGACA AGTTCCTGGATGATGACCTTACTGATGACATTGTGTGTGCCAAGAAGATTCTGGATAAAGTAGGAATTAACTACTG GTTGGCCCATAAAGCACTCTGTTCTGAGAAGCTGGATCAGTGGCTCTGTGAGAAGTTGTGA